From the genome of Streptomyces sp. V2I9:
TCTGGCAGCGTTCCGACGTGTCGATCGCCTCCACCCGTTACGCGCACGGAGTGACCGTGCACGGCCGCTCCTCGGTGACCATCCGGCTGAACCGGACGTGCACCCGCTACGAGGCCATGGTCGGGGTGGACGACCTGACCATGGGACTCGGTGCGGTGCGCTTCTCCGTGTTCGACGGGGACGGCGCGCGGCTCTGGCGCTCCCCGGTGATGGCGGGCGGTGATCCCGCCGTCCCGGTGAGCGTGGACATCTCCGGTCAGTCCTCGATCCGCCTCGTGGTGGAGCCGGAGGGAACGTTCGGCCAGGTGGCGCTCGCCGACTGGGCGGAGTCCCGGATCAGCTGCTCCTGAGCCGGACGGGGACCACGGGGCGGCCGGCCCGCGCGGGAAGCCCGTACGCGCACGGCACCGGCCCCCGCCTTATGGGCCCGCCGTCCGCTCCCGGCCGACCGGTCGCCCCTTCCGGTCGCCGCTTCCGGTCGGGTGTTCCGGTCAGGGCTGGAGTGTGCGCCGGGCGGGCATCACGCCGCCCGCGACCGCGCGCCGGCGCGGAGCGGCCGTACCGGTCCAGCAGGTGCCGCGGCGGTTCAGCAGGCGGCGCAGCCACAGTTCGGTGGAGGCGAGGTCCGCCAGGCCGTCCAGGGGCAGCGGTTCGCCCTCGGAGGCGGCGCGCAGGGCCTTGCGGACCACTCGCGCCTCGACCAGCCCCGCGTCGGCCAGCAGCGGGGCGTCGAAGAGGGCCATCAGATCGGGCAGGGCCATGCGCAGGCCGGTCCGGGTGACAGCGGTGGAGGTGGCCTGGGAGGGCGCGCCCCAGCCGGGCGGCAGGTCGTGGATGCCCGCCCCGCCGAGCACCCGGCGCAGGATCGCCGCCCGTGCGCCGGGCTGGACGCGGAGCGACTCGGGCAGGGCTCGGGCCGCCCGGACGACCTGGTTGTCGAGGTACGGGGCGTGCAGGCGCTGGCTGCGGATCTCCGTGGCCTGTTCCAGGATCCGGTGGTCGGCGGCCCCCCGCGCGAGGGCGGCGCGGGCGCGGGCCTCCCCCGGCCGCTGCACGGAGGTGGGCCGGATCGCGGCCTCCTGGAGGCGAACCGATACTTCGGCCAGCGCCTCTCCCGTCAGCCAGCGCGCCGCGGGGCCCGGACGCGACCAGGCGAGGGCGGCGAGCGAGGCGTCGGCGGGGGTGGTGAGCTCGGGGGCGCGGCGGTTGGCGTCGGGAAGGAGTCCGGCGGCGGTCTCCAGGCCGGTGCGGTACGACGTACGGGCGAGGCGGCGGGCGGCGCGGTAGACCGTCAGCGGGACGAACAGGGAGTGCGCCGTGGGTCCTTCGGCCTTGGTGAGGGCGGCGACGGGACGGAGGAGGTGGCGTCTGCGCCGGTCCATCAGGAGGTCGGCGAGACGGGCCGGGTGTGCGTCCAGAACCTGCCGGGCCCCGTGGCCGACGAGGTGGTCCGCGCTGCCCGCGGAGAGCCGGCGGCGGTGGCGTTCGGCGAGGACGAGGGAGGGGGCCGGTTCGTCGGTGAGCGGCCCGGTCTCCAACGACGCGTACGGCAGGGCCTCTTCGCCCGCGGCGACGACCACGTGGTGCAGGCGCGGGTCGGCGGCGATGGCGTGGGCCCGCTCCAGCTCCTCCTCGTCGCCGCGGGTGGTGAGGTCGTTGAAGGTGACGGCGAGCAGCCGCTCCCCCGCCCCGGCGCCGTGGCCGAGGAGGGTGCCGGGGAGTCCGGGCAGCCCGGAGGCGAGCAGGGCGAGGGTGGCGGAGGCGCTTCCTCCGGAGAGGTCGGCGCCGATGCCCGCCACGGGTCCGCCACGGGCCGCGCGCCGGTCGGCCGGGCCCATGCCGGGGACGGGCCCCGGATCCGGCGGCGCGGCCTCCGGCGCGTGGCGGGGGGCCGTGAGCCGGGCGCGTACGGCTTCGACGAGCGCGTCCCGTACCCCTTCCACGGCGTGCACCGGGTCGGTCTGGGGTGCGGCGACGGCGAGGGAGGCGACGGCTTCGTACCCGGTGATCTCCCGCGAGCCCTCGCGCAGGATGAGCGCGTGCCCCGGCGGGACCCGTTTCACCCCGACGTAGGGCGTGCCGTCGCCGAGCGCCTCGGGGGACTCGGGGCAGGCGAGCAGCGCGGCGAGGTGTCCGATGTCGAGCTGGGCCTCGATGAGGTCGGCGAGCGGCAGGGCGGCGGTGGCGAAGGCGGTGCCGCCCGCCCAGGGGGTGTGGAAGACGGGCCGGGCGCCGGCCAGGTCACCGGCGACGGTGATACGGCGGCCGATCTGCACGACAGCGGTGTAACTGCCGGGCCAGGCGGTGAGGTGGCGCATCGCGCCACCGCGTGCGGAGAGCAGTCCGACGCGCAGCTGTTCGTCGGTGGCGCCGCAGCAGCCGAGGACCGCGAGGCGGGCGGTGGGGGCCCCTTCGGGGGTCACGACGCCGATGACGCGGATCTCGTCGGGCCGCCAGTCACCGACCGCCCAGAGTGGATCGGGGTCGCCCCAGAGGAGTTGGGAGCCCACGGGGTGAACCGTGCGCCCCTGTCCGCCGTTTCCGACCGCGGCGGCGGTGCCGGCGGTGCCGAAGCTCGCGGCGATACTGCTCCATCCCACCAACCAACGCATCGCCGCCTCCACAGGCTGTGGACAAACGGCGCACCGGATGAACGAGAACGCCGCTGCGGGACATGCTGCCACGACAATGCCGCAGGAGAGGGTGTACGGGCGGCGCACGCCGGAAGAGCATGCGCCCCTGGCAAAGGCCCGCCGCGTTCTCCACCGCGGCGACAGCAACGGAACTGCCGGTTCCAGGAGTTGTGGAGGCGGAGTCCTTCGCCTGCCGCGCCGCTCCGGCCCGCCCCCCTGGCGGGGGAGGGGCCGGCGCCGCCCGGAAACAGCGTCGATATCCGGCCATAGTCGGACCGTTGGCCAGACCCTCACCGGACCGTCGCTATTCGGCCATTCTCTCGAAGCGCCACCCTGCGCGCGTACCGTGCCGCGCCCCCCTGGCGGCCCTTCCACGCACAGTCCGGGAGGTGGGCCTCACCTCCCGGACCGGTCCGCCGCCCGCGGGGAATGAGGCGGCGGTTTCCCCCAGCCCACTGAGTCCAGTGCAGCGGGCCGACCCACGCAGGACCCAGACAAGCGGCCGGGCGGTGACCGGGCCAGAGCGCACGGCCGGGCGCACGGCCACACACCGGGAGCACGCCGCGCCCCGGCGGACGGCCGCCGCCGGGGCGGACCCGACCGCCCGCACCGACAACAATCCCGCCATCCGGACGTCCGCCCCTTAACGGTAGGGATAGGGAGAACTACGCTGTGTTTACCGGTGTTCTCGACAGGGGGGCATATTCCTCGGGGCTCAGCCAAAGGCGTGTGCAGGCGGAGTACGAGGGTTCGAACCTGGGGAGGCATCGGCACGAATGCCGCGCACCGTCCTCGGTGACGCGGCGGCTGTCTGTGTGTCGAGGGGTGGCGCATGTCCAGGGAGCAACGCGGGCCGAACGAGAAGCTCGGCACGGTTCTCGCCCTCGCGGGAATCAGTAACGCCGGGCTCGCCCGGCGGGTCAACGACCTCGGAGCACAGCGCGGTCTGACACTTCGCTACGACAAGACCTCGGTGGCCCGGTGGGTCGCCAAGGGGATGGTGCCGCAGGGCGCGGCGCCGCATCTCATCGCGGCGGCGATCGGGGCCAAACTCGGCCGGCCGGTCCCGCTGCACGAGATCGGCCTCGCCGACGCGGACCCGGCCCCGGAGGTCGGCCTCGCCTTCCCGCGGGACGTGGGCGAGGCGGTCCGGTCGGCGACCGAGCTGTACCGGCTGGATCTGGCCGGACGGCGGGGCGGCGGCGGGATCTGGCAGTCCCTGGCGGGATCGTTCTCGGTGAGCGCCTACGCGACGCCCGCCTCCCGCTGGCTGATAACCCCCGCCGATCCGTCGGTGGCCCGTGACCCGACGGCGGCTCAGGCGGCGCACCTCGGTGCGCGCGGCGGCTCGGGAGACGGCCCCGGCCCCGCGGGGGCCCGCGGCTCCGGGGCGGTACCGGACGCGAGGGGCGCACACCTTCTCCACCCCGGCGGCGCGGCCGGCTCCGTGCCCGTCCAGCCCGGCCCGGAGTCGGTGGCGGACGCCTCGCCGCTGCGGGTCGGCCACAGCGATGTGACGAAGCTGCGCGAGGCGGCGCAGGACGCCCGGCGCTGGGACTCCAAGTACGGCGGCGGCGACTGGCGCTCCTCCATGGTTCCCGAGTGCTTACGCGTGGACGCCGCGCCCCTGCTCCTCGGCTCGTACACCGACGAGGTCGGGCGGGCCCTGTTCGGCGCGTCCGCCGAGCTGACCCGGCTGGCCGGCTGGATGGCCTTCGACACCGGCCAGCAGGAGGCCGCCCAGCGCTACTACATCCAGGCCCTGCGCCTGGCCCGCGCCGCCGCCGACGTCCCGCTCGGCGGCTACGTCCTCGCCTCGATGTCCCTCCAGGCGACCTACCGCGGCTTCGCCGACGAGGGCGTGGACCTCGCCCAGGCCGCCGTCGAGCGCAACCGCGGCCTCGCCACCGCCCGCACCATGAGCTTCTTCCGGCTGGTGGAGGCACGCGCCCATGCGAAGGCCGGCGACGCTCCGGCCGCGGGGGCCGCGCTCAAGGGCGCGGAGAGCTGGCTGGAACGGGCGCGGGCGGGCGACTCCGACCCGCCCTGGCTCGGCTTCTACGGGTACGACCGGTTCGCCGCCGACGCCGCCGAGTGCTACCGCGACCTGAAGGCCCCCCGCCAGGTGCGGCGCTTCACCGAGCAGGCGCTGTCCCGGCCGACCGAGGAGTTCGTCCGCAGCCACGGACTGCGGCTCGTCGTCTCCGCCGTCGCCGAGCTGGAGTCGGGCAACCTGGACGCGGCCTGCGCGGCGGGCACCCGGGCGGTGGAGGTCGCCGGACGGATCTCCTCGGCCCGCACCACCGAGTACGTACGCGATCTGCTCCACCGCCTGGAGCCGTACGGGGACGAGCCCCGCGTCGCGGAGCTGCGGGAACGGGCCCGCCCGCTGCTGGTCACCCAGGTCTGAACCGGGCGCGCGCTCCGGCCGGCGGGCCCCCCGCCGCCCGGACTGCGCGCCACGCCCTGCCCGATCCGGGTTTGAGCCCGTTGTCAGTGGGTCAGTGCACTATCGGGGTGGGAGGTGGCGTGATGATGACGCACGCGGCGTACGACTGCGATGTGCTGGTGATCGGTGGCGGAATCGTCGGTCTGTCGACCGCGTACGCGCTGACGCGGGCCGCTCCGGGCGCGCGGGTGACGGTGCTGGAGAAGGAGAGCGGCCCCGCGCGCCACCAGACCGGCCGCAACAGCGGCGTGGTCCACAGCGGTATCTACTACCGCCCCGGCTCCCTCAAGGCCCGCTACGCGCTGCGCGGCTCCGCCGAGCTGGCGGAGTTCTGCGCCGAGCACGCCATCGCCCACGCCACCACCGGCAAGCTGATCGTCGCCACCGACCGCTCCGAGCTGCCCCGGCTGCACTCCCTGGTGCAGCGCGGCCGCGCGCACGGGCTGCCCGTGCGGGAGCTGGGCCCCGCCCAGATCGCGGAGTACGAGCCGGAGGTGCGGGGGCCGGCGGCGATCCGGGTCGGCACCACGGGCGTCTGCGACTTCACCGCCGTCGCCCACCGCTTCGCCGCCGAGATCGGCGCCGCCGGCGGCATCGTGCGGTACGGCGCGGAGGTCACCGCGATCGACCGCCGCCCCTGGGGCGTGGCGGTGCGCACGGCGGACGGCCTGGTCGTGCGGGCCCGGACGCTGGTCAACTGCGCGGGGCTGCACAGCGACCGGGTGGCCCGCCTCGCCGGGGACGATCCGGGGGTGCGGATCGTGCCGTTCCGGGGCGAGTACTACGCGCTGGACCGCCCCGAGCTGGTGCGCGGCCTGGTCTACCCGGTGCCGGACCCGGCGTTCCCCTTCCTCGGCGTCCACCTCACGCGGGGTTTCGACGGCTCGGTCCACGTCGGGCCGAACGCGGTCCCCGCGCTGGCCCGTGAGGGGTACGCCTGGCCGCGGGTCCGCCCTGGTGACCTGCTGTCCACGCTGAGCTGGCCGGGCACCTGGCAGATCGCCCGCCGCCACTGGCGGTACGGGGCGGGCGAGGTGCACCGCTCGCTGTCCCGGTCCGCGTTCACCCGTGCCGTCCAGCGGCTGCTGCCCGCCGTCACCGAGGACGACCTGCGCCCCTCGCCCGCCGGGGTGCGGGCCCAGGCGGTGCTGAGGGACGGCACGCTGGTCGACGACTTCCTCATCCGCGAGGCCCCGCACACCGTGCACGTGCTCAACGCCCCGTCGCCCGCCGCGACGGCGTGCCTGCCCATCGGACGGGAGGTGGCGCGGCTGGCGCTGCGCCGGGCTCAGGGGACGGGGTGGAAGCCGCCCGCCGTAGAATCCGGTCATTGTGTCTGAGCAGCCCCTGAACCCCAGCCCCGCCGAAGCCCACGAGGACGCCGCGGCCGACGCGGGGCCCGTCGCCCCGGAGCCGACCGCTCCCGAGCCGGGCACTCCCGCACCGACCGGCTCCACGGCGGCCGACGCGCTCACGGACGGTCCGCCCGCCGCCGCGTCCCCCGACGAGGCCGCCGCGCTGCGGGCCGCCTCCTTCGAGCGCGCGCGCCGGCTGCGGCAGGAGCCCCGTTTCCCCGGCGGCCCCGCCGCCGACCCGGCCGGCTCGCACCACGAGCGCCGCATCCGCAGCTTCCAGCCGCGCCGCAGCCGGGTCACCACCGGCCAGCAGGAGTCCCTGGAACGCCTGTGGCCGAAGTGGGGCCTGGACATCGACGGCAAGCGGGTCCTGGATCTCGCCGACCTGTTCGACGGGCTGCCCGTGGTCCTGGAGATCGGCTTCGGCATGGGCGAGGCCACCGCGCAGATGGCGGCCGACGACCCCGGCACCGGCATCCTCGCGGTCGACGTCCACACCCCCGGCCAGGGCAATCTGCTCGGCCTCGCGGACAAGGCGGGCTCGACGAACGTACGGGTGGCCAACGGCGACGCGATCATCCTGCTGCGCGAGATGCTCGCCCCCGCGTCGCTCGACGGCCTGCGGGTCTACTTCCCCGACCCGTGGCCCAAGGCCCGCCACCACAAGCGGCGGCTCATCCAGCCCGAGTTCCTGGACCTGGTCGCCCCGGTGCTCAAGCCCGGCGCGATCGTCCACTGCGCCACCGACTGGGAGCCGTACGCGGAGCAGATGCTGGAGGTGCTCACCGCCCACCCCCGCTTCGAGAACACCGCGGCCGGCGGCGGATACGCCCCGCGCCCCGCGTTCCGGCCGCTCACCCGGTTCGAGGGACAGGGGCTGGACAAGGGGCACGTCGTCCACGACCTGCTGTTCGCCCGCGTCTGACGCCGCACGCGCACCCGCCGGGGCCGGCCAGGATCTCCCCGGCCCCGGCCGGCCGGCCCGTCCGGCGAAGCGGCCGCCCACGGTCGGTGTCGCACGGTCCGCCGCGCCCGCGCACGACGGCGTACGGCCATGTCCTGGCCGGATGCGCCGTCGCCGGGTGTCGGCGCACCTCGTTAGGGTCGAGAGGTGTCCGACCCCTCCGTGCGGTATCAGCAGGCGCGGCCCGCCGTCCCGGTCCTCCACGAGCAGCGGCTCGACGAGGTCCTGGGCGCCGCGCCGGAGCGCGGCCGACAGCGTTACCGGCCGCGCCGCGTCGGCATGGTGTGGCGCAGCAAGGTGTTCCGCGCCGGGGCGGTGATCGTGGCGCTCCTGCTGTGCGGACTGGTGATCCTCGCCCTCGTCCGCGAACAGACCGGCCCCGAGGGTTTCCTGGTCGGTCTCGGCCTCGCGGTCCTGCCCGTCCCGCTGCTGATGGCGGCGTTCCGCTGGCTGGACCGGGTCGAGCCGGGGCCCTGGCGGAACCTCCTGTTCTCCTTCGCCTGGGGCGCGTGCGCCGCCGCGCTCGTCGCGATCATCGCCAACTCCTTCGCCACGCGCTGGATAGCCACCGCGACGGCCGACCCGGCGAGCGCGGACACCCTGGGGGCGACGGTGATCGCCCCCGTGGTCGAGGAGAGCGCCAAGGCGGCGGCCGTCCTGCTGATCTTCCTGTTCCGCAGACGGGAGTTCAGCGGAGTGGTGGACGGCGTCGTCGTCGCCGGGTTCACCGCGACGGGGTTCGCGTTCACCGAGAACATCCTCTATCTGGGCAATGCCTTCGGCGAGGACCAGTTGCTCGGCAGCTCCGGGTTCGCCTCGGTGACGGCGGGGACGTTCTTCGTGCGGATCGTGATGTCGCCGTTCGCGCACCCCCTGTTCACCGTGCTCACCGGCCTCGGCTTCGGCTTCGCGGCCGTCAGCGCCCGTCGCCACCGGGCCCGCCGGATCGCCCTGCCCTTGCTGGGCCTGGTCCTGGCGATGGGGCTGCACGCCCTGTGGAACGGCTCGTCGTCCTTCGGCCCGTACGGCTTCTACGCGGTGTACGGCATCGTCATGGTCCCCGCCTTCGCCCTGGTGACCTGGCTGGCGATCTGGTCGCGCCAGCGGGAGCTGCGTACGCTCGCCGCAGAGCTGCCCGCGTACGCCGCGGCCGGCTGGCTCACCCCCGCCGAGCCGTCGGCGCTCTCCTCGATGCGGGCGCGGGGCGTCGCCCGCGACCTGGCCCGCCACTGGCAGCAGGACCGGACCCGCGGCCGGGCGGCGGCCCGCGCGGTCGCGGAGTACGAGTCGTTCGCGACCTCCCTGGCGGGCCTGCGCCGCCGGGCCCGCCACGGCGCGGTGGGCCCGGACTTCGGCGCGCGGGAGCGCGAGTTGCTGCACCATCTCTGGCAGCGCCGGGAGATCGCGGCCCCGGCCCTCACCCACGCGGCCCGCCTCACCTCCCGCCCGGCGGCCCACCGGGCCGTCCCCCCGACGCCGTACGGGTACGGGTACGGCAACGCCCCCTGGAACCCGCCCGGTCACGGCCGTCCGCAGGCACCGGCGTACGGGCAGCCCCCCGTCCAGCCCCCCGGCCACGGATACGGCGGCCCGCCCCGGCCCCACGGCCACGCCCCCGCCCCGCACACCCACCGCCGCCCGCCGCAGTAGCCGGGGCGGGGACGGTCTCCGACTCGCCGCCCCGGTTGCCCTCGGCCCGGGCGCAGTACACGTCGGCGGTGTCGACGAAGGTGCTGCCGGCCGCCACGTACGCGTCCAGGACGGCGAAGGACGGGTGCTCGTCCGCCGTCCAGCCGAAGACGTTGCCGCCGAGGGCGAGCGGGAAGACCTGGAGGCCGGAGGTGCCGAGGGGCGTGCGCGCAGAAGTTATGCGGGGGTTCAACGAGCCGGTCCGGGCCGGCATTCCACCGCGTACGCCATCCGTGGCCGGGCCCCCGCGACAGACCTCATCCGCTGATGATCGCCCGTCGAGGCCCGTCCGTGGCCGCTTCGGTGCGCTCCCGGCCGCCGTACCCGTCCGCTCGGCCACGTGCGATGCCGGGCCGGGCCGCCCCGGACAGACCGGCAGCCCTGACGTCGGGGGGTGTGCGTCAGGGCTGCCGGGGTTTCGGGGAGGGCCGGCGGAGGAAGATCGGCGGCCTGCGGCCGACGAGGCGGCCGGCCCCGTGGCTCAGACCCGCAGGCCCTTGCTGTTCAGCCAGGCCATCGGGTCCATCGCGGAGCCGCCCGCGGTGCGGACCTCCAGGTGGAGGTGGGTGCCGGTGACGTTGCCGGTGGCGCCCATGCGGCCGATGGTCTGGCCGGTGGTCACCTTCTGCCCGACGGAGACCTCGATGGAGGACTGGTGGGCGTACCAGATCTCCGTGCCGTCCTCCAGCTGGAGGACGGTGCGGTAGCCGTACGAACCGGAGTAGCCGGCCGACGTGATCGTGCCACTGTGCACGGCCTTGAGCGGCGCACCGGTGGACCCGGCGAAGTCGAGGCCGGTGTGCTGGCCGGAGGACCACATCGCGCCGGACTGCCCGTAGGTCGAGGTGATCGTGTACGAGGGCGTGGGCAGGGAGAAGCTGGCGGCGAGCTTGGCGAGACGCTCCTCCTCCGCCTTCTTCTTCGCCGCTTCCTCCGCGGCCTTCTTCTTCGCGGCGGCCTTCTTCTCGGCCTCGTCCTGCTGCGCCGCGGCCTCCGCCGCCGCCTTCTCGGCCGCGGCCTTCTCCGCCGCGGCCTTGGCCTCGGCGTCGGCGCCGGCCTGCTGCTGCTCGGCCTGCTGGAGGATCCGGGCCCGCAGGGCCTCGCCCGCGTCGGTACCGCTCTCCGCCTCGGCGGCGGTGAGCCCGGCGGTGGTCAGCGGAGCGGCGGCGACCGGGGCGGCCTCCGCGTCGTCGGACATCAACGCCCCTACGCCGGGAAGGGACTTGGCGTCGGGAAGATTGTCCGCGATGGAATCGGGAAGAGAGATGGAGACCGGGGCCTTGTCCTGAGCGGTGGCGATGCCGCCCGCTCCGACGGCCGCGATCACGCCGACCCCGAGGACGGTGGAGCTACGGGCCAGACCACGCTGCTTGGCCACGCGGTGCCTGCCGCGCACGGGGCGGATGGTGTCCTCGGTGGGATTCCACTCACCCTCGGACCGCTCCGCGCCACCGTAGGCGTTCGCGGTGAAGGGTGACACGGCCTCAGGGGCAGGCTTGTTGGACGCCACGTGGGCGCACTCCTTTCCTTCCTTCTCGCCTACCGGGTTAGCTGACGGGTTCGGAGCAGGAAGGTCTCCTACGGGCCCCTCCGCCTCTCACGAGACGCAGGCGTCCGATTCACCCCATGGAGGTGGTTCCCCGGTTCCCTTGCGGGATTCGGCGCTCGCGCGCGGCGCCGTCCTGACGACGACTGTGACGACCGCGCTGCGTTATCGAACGTTAATAGACACCCATGCCTGATTCCAAGCCGTTCCTGTTGATCATTAACGAACGAGGCGGGGATGTACAGGATGCAAGCGGGCCGAATCGGGCGACTTGACCAGCGATCAGCCACACTCCTTTTTCTGACGGAGTGTCAAATGTTATGCGGAGCGGTGCCTTTCGATCACGCACCGTGGTATTGCCCTGCACCCCGCCGCGCTCCGCCTCGCCGCCCGTCGCGCCGCCCCCGCGCTACCCGTCGCCGTGCCCGTCCCGACGGCCCACGATCCGCACCGTCGTCCGGCGCACCGGCTGGCCCTCCGCCGGCCGGCCCACCGCGAGCAGCGCCATGTCGTCCGTGGCCCGCCCTCCGGTGTGCAGCCGTACGTCGTCGGTGAGCGCCGACAGCAGCTCCTCCGGGCCGGGGAAGATCCGGCCGCGCAGCCGCGCAGCCGGATCGTAGAAGAACCCGTCGGCGTTCCGCGCCTCGGACAGGCCGTCCGTGAAGGCGAGCAGCGTCGCTCCGGGCGGCATCTCCCACTCGTCGACCCGGTCCGGCCACACCCCCAGGTCCATCCCCAGCGGCAGCGCCGGCACGGAGGGCGCCAGCACCTCCAGGTCACCGTCCGCGTGCAGCAGGATCGGCTCGGGGTGGCCGCGGTTGACGAGACGGAGCGTGACCGCGCCGGGCGGGATCTCGGCCAGCACGGCGGTGATGAACCCCTCCATGACGTCCAGCCCGTAGCGCCGCGTCCCCTCCCTGGCGAGCGCGCGCTCCAGCCGTTGCGCGACGCCCTCCAGCGAAGGCTCCTGCTCGGCCGCCTCCCGGAACGACCCGATGATCACCGCCACCGCCTCGACGGCCCCGAGCCCCTTGCCGCGCACGTCTCCCACCACCATGCGGACGCCGTACGGGGTGTCGGCGACGGCGTACAGGTCACCGCCCACGAACTCGTCCGCCTGCGCCGCCTCGTACCGCGCGGCCACCTGGAGCCCGCCGATCCGCTCGGGGGGTGTCGGCAGCACGGCCCGCATGGCGGTCTCCGCGATGACGCGGGCCGAGGCCAGTTGCTCGTTGCTGCGCCGCACGACCCCGTTGATGACGAGGGCCAGCACCGAGGCGGTGAGCACGGTGAGCATCTCGATGGCCGGGACCACCTCGGTGGACGTTCCATCGGAGAGTCTCATCGCAAGGACGGAGAGGACCGCCGCGATGCCCGTGCGGACGGTCCGGGACAGCGAGAAGAACGGTGCGGCGATCAGCGGTGCCGCGACGAACAGCGGGACGGCGGTGAAGTTGGCCGGGGTCAGCGCGTCGAAGACCAGCCCGCCGACGATCAGCAGCGCGGGCAGCATCCGGACGAACCGTCGTGATCCCCGGCTGCCGGGCGTCGCCTCACCCTCCGGCGAACCCAGCACCGCGCGGCCGACGGCATCGACGCCCCGCGCCATGCCCCGCCGTTCCTTGGCCATCCCCACCTGTGTACTCCTGCCCGGTCCACCCACGGCTGCGGACGGTACCGCGCCCCGCCCAGGCTTCCCGGAGCCGCGCCGAGCGGCGACTCCTCATCGGCCGAATAGGGGGAGTGCGGGCGACGGCCCGGCCGTCCGTGGTCAGTCGGAGAGCCGGTGTTCCGCGTAGACCGTCAGCGCGTCCCGTACGAAGGCGGCGGTGCCGTCCCCGTAGCGATCGTAGTTCTTCCCGAACCGGGGATCGGCGACATACATCTCCCCGAGCCCGATCACGTACGAACGGCTGGGCTCCTTGGCCGACGACGCCAGCCACGCGCAGTGCCGCCGCGCGATCTCCTGCGCCTCGGGCCCGTCGGCGGCGAGCCCTTCCCCGCGAGCCCGGCCCCAGTCCCGCGCGATGGCCTCGTGCTCGTCCAGGAATGCCTTCTTCTCCGTCGCTCCGAGCGACCGCCACCAGCGGTCGCCCTCCTCGTACGCGTCCCGGCCCCAGCGCTCGGTGACCTCCCGCTCGTGCACCGTATGGTCGAAGCCGTCGAACACTTCGTCAGCCATGAGTTCCGTTCCCTCCAGCGTCTTGTGGAGAGTGGTCCGCACCGAGGCGATCTGCCGCCCGATGCGCGCCTGCTCCTGTTCGAGCAGCCGCAGATGCGCCCGCAGCGCCACC
Proteins encoded in this window:
- a CDS encoding PP2C family protein-serine/threonine phosphatase codes for the protein MAKERRGMARGVDAVGRAVLGSPEGEATPGSRGSRRFVRMLPALLIVGGLVFDALTPANFTAVPLFVAAPLIAAPFFSLSRTVRTGIAAVLSVLAMRLSDGTSTEVVPAIEMLTVLTASVLALVINGVVRRSNEQLASARVIAETAMRAVLPTPPERIGGLQVAARYEAAQADEFVGGDLYAVADTPYGVRMVVGDVRGKGLGAVEAVAVIIGSFREAAEQEPSLEGVAQRLERALAREGTRRYGLDVMEGFITAVLAEIPPGAVTLRLVNRGHPEPILLHADGDLEVLAPSVPALPLGMDLGVWPDRVDEWEMPPGATLLAFTDGLSEARNADGFFYDPAARLRGRIFPGPEELLSALTDDVRLHTGGRATDDMALLAVGRPAEGQPVRRTTVRIVGRRDGHGDG
- a CDS encoding MerR family transcriptional regulator, translated to MEWSIQEIARRAGTTSRTLRHYGDLGLLAPSRVGSNGYRYYDQDALVRLQRILLLRELGLSLPAIKDVLAGQRDTAVALRAHLRLLEQEQARIGRQIASVRTTLHKTLEGTELMADEVFDGFDHTVHEREVTERWGRDAYEEGDRWWRSLGATEKKAFLDEHEAIARDWGRARGEGLAADGPEAQEIARRHCAWLASSAKEPSRSYVIGLGEMYVADPRFGKNYDRYGDGTAAFVRDALTVYAEHRLSD